In Microbacterium lushaniae, the following are encoded in one genomic region:
- a CDS encoding HNH endonuclease family protein, whose protein sequence is MSSSKRLPRAHRRARGTARSLVAVFAGIAVCLGLAVVAPLWFADSAPGAAPAPVASSRDVEHARAALTGLETVSGQSIARYYRESFGTAWHDLDRNGCDTRNDVLRRDLHDTVLKDGTNGCKVLAGVLVDPYTGERVEFVSGTDTSVLVQIDHLVPLAWAWRHGAEFWSDQERLAFANDPDNLRATAGAVNQSKGDSGPEEWLPPSEAAHCVYVSDYVAVLDEWDLGVTGEERTALERVLARC, encoded by the coding sequence GTGAGTTCGAGCAAGCGTCTGCCGCGCGCCCACCGCCGCGCACGCGGCACCGCCCGGTCGCTGGTCGCGGTCTTCGCGGGCATCGCGGTGTGCCTGGGGCTGGCGGTCGTCGCACCCCTGTGGTTCGCCGACTCCGCCCCCGGCGCGGCTCCCGCGCCCGTGGCGTCGAGCCGCGACGTCGAGCACGCCCGCGCCGCACTCACCGGGCTGGAGACGGTGTCGGGACAGTCCATCGCCCGCTATTACCGGGAGTCGTTCGGGACGGCGTGGCACGACCTCGACCGGAACGGATGCGACACGCGCAACGACGTGCTGCGGCGTGACCTGCACGACACCGTCCTGAAGGACGGGACGAACGGCTGCAAGGTGCTCGCCGGCGTGCTCGTGGACCCCTACACCGGCGAGCGGGTCGAGTTCGTCTCGGGGACGGACACGTCGGTGCTGGTCCAGATCGATCACCTCGTCCCGCTCGCGTGGGCGTGGCGGCACGGCGCGGAGTTCTGGAGCGATCAGGAGCGGCTGGCGTTCGCGAACGACCCCGACAACCTGCGGGCGACGGCGGGTGCGGTCAATCAGTCGAAGGGAGACTCGGGGCCGGAGGAGTGGCTGCCGCCGTCCGAGGCGGCGCACTGCGTGTACGTCTCCGACTACGTCGCCGTGCTCGATGAGTGGGACCTCGGTGTCACCGGCGAGGAGCGCACGGCGCTGGAGCGGGTCCTGGCACGCTGCTGA
- a CDS encoding G5 domain-containing protein has product MWLWVVMGVVALILAVVLSPIVALMALVVLITGIVALAKGTPTWLKFGSRKATMAITAAAALVFFATGSVSAAIYPTSTPVETSRDRAAAISTRSPSPEPAHPSPSPVTTTTEEVVVQPVPFERTTVEDGSIPRGQSQVATAGLNGERVLTYRVTTVDGKETARELVSDVVRAEPVTEVTAVGTLDPPPAPAPEPVAQGSGCDPNYADGCVPVASDVDCAGGSGNGPAYLQGTARVVGSDVYDLDRDGDGIACNS; this is encoded by the coding sequence GTGTGGCTCTGGGTGGTGATGGGCGTGGTGGCGCTGATCCTCGCGGTGGTTCTCTCGCCGATCGTGGCGCTCATGGCGCTCGTCGTCCTGATCACGGGCATCGTCGCGCTGGCCAAAGGCACACCGACGTGGCTGAAGTTCGGTTCGCGGAAAGCAACGATGGCGATCACGGCGGCCGCCGCGCTGGTGTTCTTCGCGACGGGGAGCGTGAGTGCCGCGATCTATCCGACCTCGACACCGGTCGAAACCTCTCGGGATCGTGCTGCCGCCATCAGCACCCGATCTCCGTCTCCGGAGCCCGCGCACCCGTCGCCGTCTCCCGTGACGACCACGACCGAGGAGGTCGTGGTCCAGCCGGTCCCGTTCGAACGGACCACGGTCGAAGACGGCAGCATCCCGCGAGGGCAGTCGCAGGTGGCCACCGCGGGGCTGAACGGAGAGCGGGTGCTGACGTACCGCGTGACGACCGTGGACGGCAAGGAGACCGCGCGCGAGCTGGTGTCCGACGTCGTCCGGGCCGAACCCGTCACCGAGGTCACAGCCGTCGGCACGCTGGATCCACCGCCTGCCCCCGCGCCGGAGCCGGTGGCGCAGGGCTCGGGATGCGATCCGAACTACGCCGACGGATGCGTTCCGGTCGCCAGCGACGTGGACTGCGCCGGCGGGAGCGGGAACGGCCCGGCCTACCTGCAGGGCACCGCACGCGTCGTCGGATCGGACGTCTATGATCTGGATCGGGACGGGGACGGGATCGCCTGCAACAGCTGA
- the menC gene encoding o-succinylbenzoate synthase, with protein MKIEGFELRRVAMPLASPFRTSFGTQTDRDILLVKAVTDAAEGWGECVTLPDPVYSPEYTEGAVDVMKRFFIPALGAAGIPDANAVAEVLKPFKGHRMAKAALETAVLDAELRAEGRSFARELGSVHDTVPCGVSVGIMDSVPQLLDAVGGYLDEGYVRIKLKIEPGWDVDVVRAVRERFGDEVLLQVDANTAYTLRDAPHLAKLDAFDLLLIEQPLEEEDVLGHADLAKLVKTPICLDESITSAQTAAAAIRLGATSIINIKPGRVGGYLEARRIHDLASAHGIPVWCGGMVESGLGRAANIALASLPGFTLPGDVSASGRFYATDITEPFVMQDGHLTVPTGPGLGVTPVPHILDELTTAVEWVPI; from the coding sequence ATGAAGATCGAGGGCTTCGAACTGCGCCGCGTGGCGATGCCGCTGGCGTCGCCGTTCCGCACGTCGTTCGGCACGCAGACCGACCGCGACATCCTGCTGGTGAAGGCGGTGACGGATGCTGCCGAGGGCTGGGGCGAGTGCGTCACACTGCCCGACCCGGTGTACTCGCCCGAGTACACCGAGGGCGCCGTCGACGTCATGAAGCGCTTCTTCATCCCCGCCCTCGGGGCCGCCGGCATCCCCGACGCCAACGCCGTCGCCGAGGTGCTGAAGCCCTTCAAGGGGCATCGCATGGCGAAGGCGGCGCTGGAGACCGCCGTGCTCGACGCCGAACTGCGGGCAGAGGGACGCTCGTTCGCACGGGAGCTCGGATCCGTGCACGACACCGTGCCGTGCGGGGTGTCGGTGGGGATCATGGACTCGGTGCCGCAGCTGCTGGACGCCGTCGGGGGCTACCTCGACGAGGGCTACGTGCGCATCAAGCTCAAGATCGAACCCGGCTGGGACGTCGATGTCGTCCGGGCGGTGCGCGAACGCTTCGGCGACGAGGTGCTGCTGCAGGTCGACGCCAACACCGCGTACACGCTGCGCGACGCACCCCACCTCGCCAAGCTCGACGCCTTCGACCTGCTCCTGATCGAGCAGCCCCTGGAGGAGGAGGACGTGCTCGGCCACGCCGACCTCGCCAAGCTCGTGAAGACCCCCATCTGCCTGGACGAATCGATCACGTCGGCGCAGACCGCGGCCGCCGCGATCCGCCTGGGCGCCACGAGCATCATCAACATCAAGCCCGGCCGGGTCGGCGGGTATCTGGAGGCCCGCCGCATCCACGATCTCGCGTCCGCCCACGGCATCCCGGTGTGGTGCGGGGGGATGGTCGAATCAGGCCTCGGCCGCGCGGCGAACATCGCGCTGGCGTCGCTGCCGGGCTTCACGCTCCCCGGTGACGTGTCGGCCAGCGGGCGCTTCTACGCCACCGACATCACCGAGCCCTTCGTCATGCAGGACGGCCACCTCACGGTGCCGACGGGTCCGGGCCTGGGCGTGACGCCGGTGCCGCACATCCTCGACGAGCTGACCACCGCCGTGGAGTGGGTTCCGATCTGA
- a CDS encoding GNAT family N-acetyltransferase, producing MTDLMFADVVVATALSAAETAAEAAGVHVREVAGVSEQAAVVDLLSRIWGRGPDNPTVPPELLRALGKAGNYIAGAFAGDELVGATIGFHSAPDRHALHSHIAGVAASHIGRSVGFAMKLHQRGWALSRGIDAIEWTFDPLVSRNAYFNIVKLHALPVEYLTNFYGAMSDAINSDGETDRMLVRWELREDDVADAAAGHPPAVSADFPRQVTVAVPADIQALRETDVEAARAWRRTLREQLTTHLDSGGKVVGFDRTEGYIIRLGEGNTV from the coding sequence ATGACCGATCTGATGTTCGCCGACGTCGTCGTGGCGACCGCGCTGTCGGCCGCCGAGACGGCGGCGGAGGCGGCCGGCGTCCACGTGCGCGAAGTGGCAGGCGTGTCCGAGCAGGCCGCTGTGGTCGACCTGCTGTCCCGGATCTGGGGGAGAGGGCCCGACAACCCCACCGTGCCGCCGGAGCTCCTGCGCGCCCTCGGCAAGGCGGGCAACTACATCGCGGGCGCCTTCGCCGGCGACGAACTCGTCGGCGCGACGATCGGGTTCCACTCGGCGCCGGACCGGCATGCGCTGCACAGCCACATCGCGGGGGTGGCCGCATCCCATATCGGGCGGTCGGTGGGCTTCGCCATGAAGCTGCATCAGCGCGGATGGGCGCTCTCGCGCGGCATCGACGCGATCGAGTGGACGTTCGACCCCCTCGTCTCGCGCAACGCGTACTTCAACATCGTCAAGCTGCATGCGCTGCCGGTGGAGTACCTCACGAACTTCTACGGAGCCATGTCCGACGCCATCAACAGCGACGGCGAGACCGACCGGATGCTCGTGCGGTGGGAGCTGCGCGAGGACGACGTCGCGGACGCTGCGGCGGGTCATCCGCCGGCCGTCTCCGCCGACTTCCCGCGCCAGGTCACCGTCGCCGTGCCGGCCGACATCCAGGCGCTCCGCGAAACCGACGTCGAGGCGGCTCGCGCGTGGCGGCGGACGCTGCGCGAGCAGCTCACCACCCACCTGGACTCCGGCGGGAAGGTCGTCGGCTTCGACCGCACCGAGGGGTACATCATCAGGCTCGGAGAGGGAAACACCGTATGA
- a CDS encoding M20 family metallopeptidase: MITAASDVATDVLVGTLRRLVECESPSADHAAVARSADLVAALGEDLFGRAPERIVVDGVSHLRWCFGAHTRVLVLAHHDTVWPLGTLARLPFAVHEDTLRGPGCFDMKAGLAMALHAVAGLEERDGVTVLVTGDEEVGSPASRALIEDTVRGAHAALVLEASADGGALKLERKGVSLYEIVVHGLAAHAGLEPERGVNATVALAHAVLAVAALADPDRGTTVTPTVARSGATTNTVPALATFSVDVRARTVAEQERVDAAVRALAAEVPGARLEVRGGVNRPPLEAAASAALFQRAQHIAAGLGLEPLRGAAVGGASDGNFTAGAGVPTLDGLGAVGGGAHAEHEHVVVAELAPRTRLLRALIGDLAADQETP; this comes from the coding sequence ATGATCACCGCTGCCTCCGACGTCGCGACGGACGTGCTCGTCGGCACGCTGCGTCGCCTGGTCGAATGCGAGTCGCCCTCCGCCGATCACGCCGCCGTGGCGCGCTCGGCCGACCTGGTCGCCGCGCTCGGCGAAGACCTGTTCGGCCGCGCCCCCGAGCGGATCGTCGTCGACGGCGTGTCGCACCTCCGGTGGTGTTTCGGCGCGCACACGCGCGTGCTCGTCCTGGCCCATCACGACACCGTCTGGCCCCTGGGCACGCTGGCGCGCCTGCCCTTCGCCGTGCACGAAGACACGCTGAGGGGGCCGGGATGCTTCGACATGAAGGCCGGGCTCGCGATGGCGCTGCACGCCGTGGCGGGGCTCGAGGAGCGCGACGGGGTCACGGTGCTCGTCACCGGCGACGAGGAGGTCGGCTCGCCGGCCTCTCGGGCGCTCATCGAAGACACCGTCCGCGGGGCGCATGCCGCGCTCGTGCTCGAGGCATCCGCCGACGGCGGCGCCCTGAAGCTCGAACGCAAGGGCGTGTCGCTGTACGAGATCGTGGTGCACGGGCTCGCCGCGCACGCGGGCCTGGAGCCCGAGCGGGGCGTCAACGCGACCGTGGCGCTCGCGCACGCCGTTCTGGCCGTCGCCGCCCTCGCCGACCCCGACCGGGGGACGACGGTGACCCCCACGGTGGCGCGCTCGGGTGCGACGACGAACACCGTCCCGGCGCTGGCGACCTTCTCGGTCGACGTGCGCGCGCGCACCGTGGCGGAGCAGGAGCGCGTGGATGCGGCGGTGCGGGCCCTCGCCGCGGAGGTTCCGGGCGCCCGCCTGGAGGTGCGCGGCGGCGTCAACCGCCCGCCACTGGAGGCCGCGGCATCCGCGGCGCTGTTCCAGCGGGCACAGCACATCGCCGCGGGGCTGGGTCTCGAGCCGCTTCGAGGGGCCGCGGTGGGCGGCGCCAGCGACGGCAATTTCACGGCGGGTGCGGGCGTGCCCACGCTGGACGGTCTGGGGGCGGTGGGCGGGGGCGCCCACGCCGAGCACGAGCACGTGGTGGTGGCCGAGCTCGCCCCGCGCACGCGCCTGCTGCGCGCGCTCATCGGCGACCTCGCCGCAGATCAGGAGACGCCATGA
- a CDS encoding serine hydrolase, translated as MTRRLRIGDLAALTIPSQPALSPDGARIAYVLGGVDTQDDRSVSSLWLAERDAAPRRLTRGLADAAPVFSPDGQTLAFLREGQVWTLPLAGGDAQQRTSLPLGAGPAVWSPDGATIVFAAPVDLLADEDESDEDRAARESSPIVTDGAGYQADGMGFLRGIRTQLHALDVASGEVRQLTDADAFASGPAWSPDGTRLAYVAKPAGVDDLTYRSAVHVLDPADPAAPPAIVAFEGGAAATVAYAPDGRMVVAGWPGEPTGIARLYRVDPATGEAVELAAALDRNIMPGGPGYPGGLPQVSTAGDVVFAARDRGCTHVYAVALEGGEPRLVHGGDAHVVSGLAVAGDDAAIVLATATSFGEIVRIDLASGDEQVVTDHGAALGDVELFVRESREFAISDGVTVQGWILRDPARTGPAPLLVDVHGGPHNAWNGAVDDMHLYHQELVSRGWSVLMLNPRGSDGYGEEFFTAVNGRWGEVDAKDFLEPVDQLVAEGTADPKRLALTGYSYGGFMTCYLTSRDDRFAAAVAGGVVSDLTSMGGTADEAHLLNVFEVAAMPWDPRDRDRIAAMNPYAQVDRVQTPTLVLHGGADVRCPVGQAEQWHLALRERGVPTRLVLYPGGSHLFPLAGRPSHRIDYNTRVVEWVEQYAADAAGPRPATIDAARWQRRLVALAKRHKVPGAQLGILRLGDGRADDVVVAAHGTLNKNLETAPVTKDSIFQIGSISKVWTASVIMRLVDEGRLTLETKVKDVLPGFRLSEDELTDGVTIRHLLTHTSGLDGDVFTDTGRGDDCIQKYVDLLDTAGKNHPLGATWSYCNSGYSVLGRIIEVLTGKTWDAAMSELLYEPLDLTHTVTLPEDAILHGAAVGHVEVAGEQIVTPAWLLPRGIGPAGLITSRAEDVLAFARLHMTGGVTAGGERILSEDVVAQMQAFQAEVPDKHVLGDSWGLGWIRFDWNGDRLYGHDGNTLGQAAFLRIHPESGVAVTLLTNGGHTRDLYEELYREIFAELSGLDMSHPVTIPAEPVEVDLTPFVGTYERASVRMEIFAGEDGPRLRTTMLGPLAELEPHTVEEYPLVALDDHLFALRAPGTQTWMTLTFYSLPTGEEYLHFGARATPKVSDRVPAPGAQASADAAAEPAEKVDVPA; from the coding sequence GTGACCCGCAGACTGCGTATCGGCGACCTGGCCGCCCTCACGATCCCCAGCCAGCCCGCACTCTCACCCGACGGCGCGCGGATCGCGTACGTCCTGGGGGGCGTCGACACGCAGGACGACCGGTCGGTGAGCTCGCTGTGGCTGGCCGAGCGGGATGCCGCGCCCCGCCGGCTCACGCGAGGTCTCGCGGATGCCGCGCCGGTGTTCTCCCCGGATGGGCAGACGCTCGCGTTCCTCCGCGAGGGACAGGTGTGGACGCTGCCGCTGGCCGGGGGAGACGCGCAGCAGCGCACGAGCCTCCCGCTGGGCGCGGGGCCCGCGGTGTGGAGCCCCGACGGCGCCACGATCGTGTTCGCCGCACCCGTCGACCTCCTTGCCGACGAGGACGAGTCGGACGAGGACCGCGCGGCACGCGAATCCAGCCCGATCGTCACCGACGGCGCGGGCTACCAGGCCGACGGCATGGGCTTCCTCCGCGGCATCCGCACGCAGCTGCACGCGCTGGATGTCGCCTCCGGAGAGGTCCGGCAGCTCACCGACGCCGACGCGTTCGCCTCCGGCCCGGCGTGGTCGCCCGACGGCACGCGGCTGGCGTACGTCGCCAAGCCCGCCGGCGTGGACGATCTCACCTACCGCTCCGCCGTGCACGTGCTGGACCCCGCCGACCCGGCCGCACCGCCGGCGATCGTGGCCTTCGAGGGCGGGGCCGCGGCGACCGTCGCCTACGCGCCGGACGGCCGCATGGTCGTCGCCGGCTGGCCGGGGGAGCCCACCGGCATCGCACGGCTGTACCGCGTCGACCCGGCCACGGGCGAAGCCGTGGAACTGGCCGCAGCCCTCGATCGCAACATCATGCCCGGCGGGCCCGGCTACCCCGGCGGCCTCCCGCAGGTGTCCACCGCCGGCGACGTCGTCTTCGCCGCCCGCGACCGCGGCTGCACGCACGTGTACGCCGTGGCGCTGGAGGGCGGGGAACCCCGGCTCGTGCACGGTGGCGACGCCCACGTCGTCAGTGGGCTCGCCGTCGCCGGCGACGATGCGGCGATCGTCCTGGCCACCGCGACCTCGTTCGGCGAGATCGTGCGCATCGACCTCGCCTCCGGCGACGAGCAGGTGGTCACCGACCACGGGGCCGCCCTCGGGGATGTCGAGCTCTTCGTGCGCGAATCGCGCGAGTTCGCCATCAGCGACGGCGTCACGGTGCAGGGCTGGATTCTGCGCGACCCCGCGCGCACCGGGCCTGCACCGCTCCTGGTCGACGTGCACGGCGGCCCGCACAACGCGTGGAACGGCGCGGTGGACGACATGCACCTGTACCACCAGGAGCTCGTCAGCCGCGGATGGAGCGTCCTCATGCTGAACCCGCGCGGCAGCGACGGGTACGGCGAGGAGTTCTTCACGGCCGTGAACGGACGATGGGGCGAAGTCGACGCGAAGGACTTCCTCGAGCCGGTCGACCAGCTCGTGGCCGAGGGCACCGCCGATCCGAAGCGGCTCGCGCTCACCGGCTACAGCTACGGCGGGTTCATGACGTGCTACCTCACCAGCCGCGACGACCGGTTCGCGGCGGCCGTCGCCGGCGGGGTCGTGAGCGACCTGACGAGCATGGGCGGCACGGCCGACGAAGCGCATCTGCTGAACGTGTTCGAGGTGGCCGCGATGCCGTGGGACCCGCGCGACCGCGACCGCATCGCCGCGATGAATCCGTACGCGCAGGTCGACCGCGTGCAGACGCCGACCCTCGTGCTGCACGGCGGCGCCGACGTGCGCTGCCCCGTGGGGCAGGCCGAGCAGTGGCATCTCGCCCTGCGCGAGCGCGGCGTGCCGACCCGTCTCGTGCTCTACCCCGGCGGCAGTCACCTCTTCCCGCTCGCGGGGCGGCCGAGCCACCGGATCGACTACAACACGCGCGTCGTGGAGTGGGTGGAGCAGTACGCGGCGGATGCGGCGGGCCCGCGCCCTGCCACGATCGACGCGGCGCGCTGGCAGCGGCGCCTCGTGGCGCTGGCCAAGCGCCACAAGGTCCCCGGCGCGCAACTGGGCATCCTCCGGCTGGGCGACGGCCGCGCCGACGATGTCGTGGTCGCCGCTCATGGGACTCTCAACAAGAATCTCGAGACCGCACCGGTGACGAAGGACTCGATCTTCCAGATCGGGTCGATCTCCAAGGTGTGGACGGCGAGCGTCATCATGCGTCTGGTGGACGAGGGCAGGCTCACCCTCGAGACGAAGGTGAAGGACGTCCTCCCCGGCTTCCGCCTGAGCGAGGACGAGCTCACCGACGGCGTCACGATCCGGCACCTGCTGACCCACACAAGCGGGCTGGACGGAGACGTGTTCACCGACACCGGGCGGGGGGATGACTGCATCCAGAAGTACGTCGACCTCCTCGACACGGCCGGCAAGAACCATCCGCTGGGCGCCACCTGGTCGTACTGCAACTCCGGTTACTCCGTGCTCGGGCGGATCATCGAGGTCCTCACCGGCAAGACGTGGGACGCGGCGATGAGTGAACTGCTCTACGAGCCGCTGGACCTCACGCACACGGTGACGCTTCCCGAGGACGCCATCCTGCACGGGGCGGCCGTGGGGCACGTCGAAGTCGCGGGGGAGCAGATCGTGACCCCCGCGTGGCTCCTGCCGCGCGGAATCGGCCCGGCCGGGCTCATCACCTCGCGCGCCGAGGACGTGCTCGCGTTCGCCCGGCTGCACATGACCGGTGGTGTGACGGCCGGCGGCGAGCGCATCCTCAGCGAGGACGTCGTGGCGCAGATGCAGGCCTTCCAGGCCGAGGTGCCCGACAAGCACGTCCTGGGCGACTCGTGGGGGCTGGGGTGGATCCGGTTCGACTGGAACGGCGACCGCCTGTACGGGCACGACGGCAACACCCTCGGTCAGGCGGCGTTCCTGCGCATCCATCCCGAGTCGGGCGTGGCCGTGACGCTGCTCACCAACGGCGGCCACACGCGCGACCTGTACGAGGAGCTCTACCGCGAGATCTTCGCCGAGCTGTCGGGCCTGGACATGAGCCACCCCGTCACGATCCCCGCCGAACCGGTCGAGGTCGACCTCACACCGTTCGTCGGCACGTACGAGCGCGCCTCGGTGCGCATGGAGATCTTCGCCGGTGAGGACGGGCCGCGACTGCGGACGACGATGCTCGGCCCGCTGGCGGAGCTCGAGCCCCACACCGTCGAGGAGTACCCGCTGGTCGCCCTGGACGACCACCTGTTCGCCCTGCGCGCCCCCGGCACCCAGACCTGGATGACGCTCACCTTCTACTCCCTCCCCACGGGCGAGGAGTACCTCCACTTCGGCGCGCGTGCGACCCCCAAGGTGTCGGACCGCGTGCCGGCCCCGGGCGCCCAGGCGTCGGCGGATGCTGCGGCCGAACCGGCGGAGAAGGTCGACGTGCCGGCATGA
- a CDS encoding PucR family transcriptional regulator: MSTGRAEGLARSSLGRVIDDLGVTLLDVAHGRIDAELDVGGVVIHDPADEPVYPPGAIVLGVGVRGGTGITALLGELGEHAVAALVVRSPVEVTDEVRAACDAHGIALLGLARGATWTQLAALLRSLLAEDDIGETHVESLGGLPSGDLFAVAGAIASLLDAPITIEDRSSRVLAFSGRQEEADASRAETIIGRQVPERYARVLTEMGVFRDLYRDDRPVVVDPIRLGEGATTQRVAIAVRAGDEVLGSIWAAMDGPLTAERTATLRDAAKLVALHLLRVRAGADVQRRLRTELVSTALEGRGGASDALGRLSLTGRRVCVIAAALVAGGRAAAPAEQQQLAERERFTDALAVHLSAVQPGAAAALVGDVVYAILPAAGEEAEERSVRVLEEFLERVGTRMPAVVAVGPASDDIAGLARSRASALRVLRVLREQASASAVRRPVARVADVQTDSLLLELRDLLAARGDRLSGPVSRLAEHDDRGDGRLVETLQAWLDHFGDVGAAAAASFVHPNTFRYRLRRAAEVSGLDLTDRDARFAAMLHLRMLGR, translated from the coding sequence ATGAGCACGGGCCGCGCGGAGGGCTTGGCGCGGTCGAGTCTGGGTCGCGTCATCGACGACCTCGGCGTCACGCTCCTGGACGTCGCGCACGGCCGCATCGACGCCGAGCTCGACGTCGGCGGCGTCGTCATCCACGACCCCGCCGACGAGCCGGTCTACCCGCCGGGCGCGATCGTGCTGGGTGTGGGCGTGCGCGGCGGGACCGGGATCACGGCGCTGCTCGGCGAGCTCGGCGAGCACGCGGTGGCCGCGCTCGTGGTGCGCTCGCCCGTCGAGGTGACCGACGAGGTGCGCGCGGCCTGCGACGCCCACGGGATCGCGCTGCTGGGCCTCGCGCGCGGCGCGACGTGGACGCAGCTGGCGGCCCTGCTGCGGTCGCTGCTGGCCGAGGACGACATCGGCGAGACGCACGTGGAGTCGCTCGGGGGCCTTCCCTCCGGCGACCTCTTCGCCGTCGCCGGTGCCATCGCGTCGCTCCTGGACGCGCCCATCACGATCGAGGATCGCTCCTCGCGCGTGCTCGCCTTCTCGGGGCGGCAGGAGGAGGCCGACGCGTCGCGCGCGGAGACGATCATCGGCCGCCAGGTGCCCGAGCGATACGCGCGCGTGCTCACCGAGATGGGCGTGTTCCGCGACCTGTACCGCGACGACCGTCCCGTCGTGGTCGACCCCATCCGACTGGGCGAGGGAGCGACGACCCAGCGCGTCGCGATCGCCGTGCGAGCCGGGGACGAGGTGCTCGGCTCGATCTGGGCGGCGATGGACGGCCCCCTCACGGCGGAGCGCACGGCGACGCTGCGGGATGCGGCCAAGCTCGTCGCGCTGCACCTGCTGCGCGTGCGGGCCGGCGCCGACGTGCAGCGGCGGCTGCGCACCGAACTGGTCAGCACGGCGCTGGAGGGCCGCGGCGGCGCGAGCGATGCGCTCGGGCGCCTCAGCCTCACCGGGCGCCGCGTGTGCGTGATCGCCGCGGCACTGGTGGCCGGGGGACGGGCGGCTGCGCCCGCGGAGCAGCAGCAGCTCGCCGAGCGGGAGCGATTCACCGACGCCCTCGCCGTGCACCTGTCGGCGGTGCAGCCGGGGGCTGCCGCCGCGCTCGTGGGCGACGTCGTGTACGCGATCCTCCCGGCTGCAGGTGAAGAGGCCGAGGAGCGGTCGGTGCGCGTGCTGGAGGAGTTCCTCGAGCGCGTCGGCACCCGCATGCCCGCCGTCGTGGCCGTGGGGCCGGCATCCGACGACATCGCAGGGCTCGCCCGTTCCCGGGCGTCGGCTCTGCGCGTGCTCCGGGTGCTGCGCGAACAGGCGTCGGCGTCGGCGGTGCGGCGCCCCGTCGCGCGTGTGGCCGACGTGCAGACCGACTCGCTGCTGCTCGAACTGCGCGACCTCCTCGCCGCCCGCGGTGACCGGCTGAGCGGACCGGTGAGCCGGCTCGCCGAACACGACGATCGCGGCGACGGACGTCTCGTGGAGACGCTGCAGGCGTGGCTGGACCACTTCGGGGATGTCGGGGCGGCGGCTGCGGCATCCTTCGTCCACCCCAACACGTTCCGCTACCGGCTGCGCCGGGCGGCGGAGGTGTCGGGGCTCGACCTCACCGACCGCGACGCGCGGTTCGCCGCGATGCTGCACCTGCGGATGCTGGGCCGCTGA
- a CDS encoding ADP-ribosylglycohydrolase family protein gives MTLTTVHLDRAVGAVVASAAGDALGAQYEFGPALSDATPVEFGRGTFGHDIGEWTDDTSMAVPILQALAAGDRLDDGRVLAGIVTAWIGWAATAKDVGAQTRAVLGRLGATPTESEALAASEAVHLAAGRSGGNGSLMRTGPVALGHLDDPAALVADAGRVARLTHWEDDNADACALWSLAIRHAILTGELDVRGQVAWLPPARRDRWAALIEEAMAPGAHPRDFAAENGWVVRAFQAALSAVAGSGSLVEALERAVRGGNDTDTVAAIAGSLAGAVYGAGAVPVAWSRMLHGWPGLGADDLAHLAALAAERHVS, from the coding sequence ATGACCCTGACCACCGTCCACCTCGACCGCGCCGTGGGTGCCGTCGTCGCCTCGGCGGCCGGTGACGCGCTGGGCGCGCAGTACGAGTTCGGGCCGGCGCTCAGCGACGCGACGCCCGTCGAGTTCGGGAGGGGCACGTTCGGGCACGACATCGGCGAGTGGACCGACGACACGAGCATGGCGGTGCCCATCCTCCAGGCGCTCGCCGCCGGCGACCGGCTCGACGACGGGCGGGTGCTGGCGGGCATCGTGACGGCGTGGATCGGATGGGCGGCCACGGCCAAGGACGTCGGCGCGCAGACGCGCGCGGTGCTCGGACGCCTCGGCGCCACTCCGACGGAGAGCGAAGCGCTCGCGGCATCCGAGGCCGTGCACCTGGCCGCCGGACGGAGCGGCGGCAACGGCTCGCTCATGCGAACCGGACCCGTGGCCCTCGGTCACCTCGACGACCCCGCGGCGCTGGTCGCCGACGCCGGCCGCGTGGCGCGCCTGACGCACTGGGAGGACGACAACGCCGACGCGTGCGCACTGTGGTCTCTCGCGATCCGCCACGCGATCCTCACCGGGGAGCTCGACGTGCGCGGTCAGGTGGCATGGCTGCCACCTGCGCGCCGCGACCGCTGGGCGGCGCTGATCGAGGAAGCCATGGCGCCCGGGGCGCACCCCCGTGATTTCGCCGCGGAGAACGGGTGGGTCGTCCGCGCGTTCCAGGCGGCGCTGTCGGCCGTCGCCGGGTCGGGATCGCTCGTGGAGGCGCTGGAGCGCGCCGTGCGCGGCGGCAACGACACCGACACCGTCGCCGCCATCGCCGGCTCGCTCGCCGGCGCGGTGTACGGAGCCGGCGCCGTGCCGGTGGCGTGGAGCCGGATGCTGCACGGCTGGCCGGGTCTCGGAGCCGACGACCTCGCGCACCTGGCGGCCCTGGCCGCCGAACGCCACGTCTCGTGA